Proteins encoded within one genomic window of Candidatus Methylomirabilota bacterium:
- a CDS encoding class I SAM-dependent methyltransferase, producing MVGEADVRRDRRGRGLYTSPSYYHIAFEVNRKAETDFLEACFGRYARGPVRHVMDLACGTGHHALRLARRGYRVSALDLSAESIAFLERQAAAAGVAVEATVADMTAFRLPAPADAAICMQDSQGHLLTNEALVAHLRAVGANLRAGGVYIFDRLIPTRWAGPALRWAWTRRRRGITVRTTFRTLQAYDPVQQICDEVMRFEITENGTRRVVTQRHKTRIVFPQELRALVELAGGFEFAGWFSNFSLRRPLERARGALMMIPVLRRV from the coding sequence ATGGTGGGCGAAGCAGACGTAAGGCGCGACCGGCGGGGGCGGGGCCTGTACACCTCGCCGTCGTACTACCACATCGCCTTCGAGGTCAACCGCAAGGCGGAGACCGATTTCCTCGAAGCCTGCTTCGGCCGGTATGCTCGGGGTCCGGTGCGCCACGTGATGGACCTGGCCTGCGGCACCGGGCATCACGCCCTCCGGCTCGCCCGACGAGGCTACCGCGTGAGCGCCCTCGACCTGTCGGCCGAGAGCATCGCCTTCCTCGAGCGCCAGGCCGCCGCCGCCGGCGTCGCCGTGGAGGCGACGGTCGCCGACATGACGGCCTTCCGCCTCCCCGCGCCGGCCGACGCCGCCATCTGCATGCAGGACTCCCAGGGGCATCTCTTGACCAACGAGGCGCTCGTCGCGCACCTGCGGGCGGTGGGGGCCAATCTGCGAGCCGGCGGCGTCTACATCTTCGACCGCCTGATCCCGACGCGCTGGGCAGGCCCGGCGCTCCGCTGGGCCTGGACCCGCCGCCGCCGCGGCATCACGGTGCGCACCACGTTCCGCACCCTCCAGGCCTACGACCCGGTCCAGCAGATCTGTGACGAGGTGATGCGGTTCGAGATCACCGAGAACGGCACCCGGCGCGTGGTGACGCAGCGCCACAAGACACGCATCGTCTTTCCGCAAGAGCTGCGGGCCCTGGTCGAGCTCGCCGGTGGCTTCGAGTTCGCCGGCTGGTTCTCGAACTTCAGCCTCCGGCGCCCGCTCGAGCGCGCGCGGGGCGCGCTCATGATGATCCCCGTGCTCCGCCGCGTCTAG
- the speB gene encoding agmatinase, protein MALNPARPSFIACRPDARGADVVLYGIPFEGRVNQRKGAALGPAAIRRASDLLETYAPALGLSLTDLALADAGDVPVPDTAPRAALAAVTAELASVLDPRQRWVFLGGDHTVTAAIVPVALRHYPDLRVVQFDAHPDLRREYLGEAWSYASAMTRVLDHVPADRLYQIGLRTGDREEWMPARGTRVFPGWSVPAAEAAAQVAAEVGERPLYVTIDIDVLDPTVAPGTGAPEPGGLGVPELLAALRHLHQGGSAAIVGVDLVEVSPIWDPTGRTAITAAGIVREAILTWWAKQT, encoded by the coding sequence TTGGCGTTGAACCCCGCCCGCCCCTCCTTCATCGCCTGTCGGCCCGACGCGCGCGGCGCCGACGTCGTCCTCTATGGCATCCCCTTCGAAGGCCGGGTGAACCAGCGGAAGGGTGCCGCGCTGGGGCCGGCCGCGATCCGCCGCGCCTCGGACCTCCTCGAGACCTACGCGCCGGCGCTCGGCCTCAGCCTCACCGACCTCGCGCTGGCCGACGCCGGCGACGTCCCGGTCCCGGATACGGCGCCCCGGGCAGCGCTGGCGGCGGTGACGGCCGAGCTGGCCTCCGTCCTCGACCCGCGCCAGCGCTGGGTCTTTCTCGGCGGCGACCACACGGTGACCGCTGCCATCGTCCCCGTCGCCCTCCGACACTACCCCGACCTCCGCGTCGTGCAGTTCGACGCCCACCCGGATCTCCGGCGGGAGTACCTGGGGGAGGCATGGAGCTACGCCTCGGCCATGACCCGGGTGCTCGATCACGTGCCGGCCGACCGGCTCTACCAGATCGGGCTCCGGACGGGCGACCGCGAGGAGTGGATGCCGGCGCGGGGCACCCGCGTCTTTCCCGGCTGGTCGGTCCCGGCGGCCGAGGCCGCGGCCCAGGTGGCGGCCGAGGTCGGCGAAAGGCCGCTCTACGTCACGATCGACATCGATGTGCTCGATCCCACCGTCGCGCCCGGCACCGGCGCTCCCGAGCCGGGCGGCCTCGGCGTCCCGGAGCTCCTGGCGGCGCTCCGGCACCTCCACCAGGGGGGCAGCGCCGCCATCGTCGGCGTCGACCTCGTGGAGGTCTCGCCCATCTGGGATCCGACGGGTCGGACCGCCATCACGGCGGCCGGGATCGTTCGGGAGGCGATCCTCACATGGTGGGCGAAGCAGACGTAA
- a CDS encoding arginine decarboxylase, pyruvoyl-dependent: protein MIWKKVTKVAATAGCAEGGSTLNAFDNALLAAGIGNVNLVKVSSIVPPDVDVVPLPQIRPGVLVPTAFAAITSETPGETIAAAVGYALPEDRTKAGVIMEFHDRTDRAGAEAAVRGMLAEAFAVRGERIRELRVVAVEHRVGRLGCAVAAVALLSEDDLL, encoded by the coding sequence ATGATCTGGAAGAAGGTGACGAAGGTGGCGGCGACGGCCGGCTGCGCCGAGGGCGGCTCCACGCTCAACGCGTTCGACAACGCGCTCCTCGCGGCAGGGATCGGGAACGTCAACCTCGTCAAGGTCTCCAGCATCGTGCCCCCGGACGTGGACGTCGTCCCCCTTCCCCAGATCAGGCCAGGGGTCCTGGTGCCCACGGCCTTCGCGGCCATCACCAGCGAGACACCGGGCGAGACCATCGCCGCGGCGGTGGGCTACGCCCTCCCCGAGGACCGGACCAAGGCCGGGGTCATCATGGAGTTCCACGATCGGACCGATCGCGCCGGTGCCGAGGCGGCGGTTCGGGGAATGCTCGCCGAGGCCTTCGCGGTGCGCGGGGAGCGGATTCGCGAGCTTCGGGTGGTCGCGGTCGAGCACCGCGTGGGCCGGCTCGGCTGCGCCGTGGCGGCAGTGGCGCTCCTGTCCGAAGACGACCTGCTCTAG
- the speD gene encoding adenosylmethionine decarboxylase, whose amino-acid sequence MKRSRATRVVGISGGERGSIGLHSLGRHLLLELYDCSSEILTNLETVKTTLVEAAKRAEATIVDVVFHEFNPFGISGVVVIAESHLSIHTWPEYRYAAVDIFSCGETLKPAAAAQYLVEQFGASRASCVEVKRGVFPGSAGPLNKIEEEGAASHDPSQRLQVVF is encoded by the coding sequence GTGAAGAGATCTCGCGCGACGCGAGTCGTCGGGATCTCGGGCGGGGAAAGGGGGTCGATCGGATTGCACAGCCTGGGTCGTCACCTGCTGTTGGAGCTGTACGACTGCAGCTCCGAGATCCTCACCAACCTTGAAACCGTGAAGACGACGCTGGTGGAAGCCGCCAAGCGCGCGGAAGCCACCATCGTGGACGTGGTGTTTCACGAGTTCAACCCGTTCGGGATCTCCGGCGTGGTGGTGATCGCCGAGTCGCACCTCTCCATCCACACGTGGCCGGAATACCGGTACGCCGCCGTCGACATCTTCTCGTGCGGTGAGACCTTGAAGCCGGCCGCGGCCGCCCAGTACCTGGTCGAGCAGTTCGGGGCCAGTCGGGCCTCGTGCGTGGAGGTCAAGCGAGGCGTGTTCCCGGGCAGTGCAGGGCCGCTCAACAAGATCGAAGAGGAAGGTGCCGCGTCGCATGACCCAAGCCAGCGTTTACAAGTGGTTTTTTGA
- a CDS encoding Maf family protein, which yields MRLVLASASPRRRELLARLGLPFDVVPSGASEALLPGLPILTGVADLALRKARDVAARIQREQGGPAVVLGADTLVVLDGWPFGKPASPADARRMLTALAGRTHAVVTAVGLVESGVERPRAFGSPDREATETVVSRVIMRPYSAGEIEAYLATPEPYDKAGAYAVQGAGGQFVLRVEGCYTNVVGLPLTTTARLLRAFGLPAGTPEAATDRLG from the coding sequence ATGCGACTCGTCCTCGCGTCGGCCTCCCCCCGTCGCCGTGAATTGCTCGCGCGGCTCGGGCTCCCCTTCGACGTCGTCCCCAGCGGGGCGAGCGAGGCCCTGCTCCCCGGCTTGCCCATCCTGACGGGGGTGGCTGACCTCGCCCTCCGGAAAGCGCGCGACGTCGCCGCCCGGATCCAGCGGGAGCAAGGCGGGCCGGCGGTCGTCCTCGGGGCGGACACCCTCGTCGTCCTCGACGGATGGCCCTTCGGCAAGCCGGCCTCACCGGCCGATGCCCGGCGGATGCTCACCGCGCTGGCGGGCCGCACCCACGCGGTCGTGACGGCCGTCGGGCTCGTCGAGTCGGGCGTCGAACGGCCACGGGCCTTCGGGTCGCCGGACCGTGAGGCGACCGAGACCGTGGTGAGCCGGGTGATCATGCGCCCCTACTCCGCGGGCGAGATCGAGGCCTACCTGGCAACGCCCGAGCCCTACGACAAGGCCGGGGCCTACGCCGTCCAGGGCGCGGGCGGGCAGTTCGTGCTCCGGGTCGAAGGGTGCTACACGAACGTGGTGGGACTGCCGCTGACGACGACGGCGCGGCTGTTGCGGGCGTTCGGGCTCCCGGCCGGCACGCCGGAGGCGGCCACGGACCGGCTGGGCTGA
- the speE gene encoding polyamine aminopropyltransferase, whose protein sequence is MTQASVYKWFFETTTPVEGHFHAIARTIYSLRTKFQQMEILETASYGKCLILDGRIQSSVADDFIYHESLVHPAMILPPRPETALVIGGGEGATLREVLRYASVRKAVMVDIDQAVVEACRQYLPEMHRNAFDDPRTELRHEDARGYLETTRERFDVAIVDLTEPLEEGPACLLFTREFYQLLADRLTPQGVLVMQAGMTKIGELHFYAAMARTLAPVFPIVAPYQSFIPCFGTPWGFIVAGKTGDPRALSREAVDQRLAERVQGDLHFYDGLAHQHLFSLPKFLRQALATCDRVVTDAEPLLVR, encoded by the coding sequence ATGACCCAAGCCAGCGTTTACAAGTGGTTTTTTGAGACGACGACCCCCGTCGAGGGGCACTTCCACGCCATCGCCCGCACGATCTACTCCCTCCGGACGAAGTTCCAGCAGATGGAGATCCTGGAGACCGCCAGCTACGGCAAGTGCCTCATCCTCGATGGCCGGATCCAGTCGAGCGTCGCCGACGACTTCATCTATCACGAGAGCCTCGTCCATCCCGCGATGATCCTCCCCCCGCGGCCCGAGACGGCGCTCGTCATCGGGGGCGGGGAGGGGGCGACGCTCCGCGAGGTCTTGCGCTACGCCTCCGTGCGGAAGGCGGTCATGGTCGACATCGATCAGGCCGTCGTCGAGGCGTGCCGCCAGTACCTCCCCGAGATGCACCGGAATGCCTTCGACGACCCCCGCACCGAGCTCCGCCACGAAGACGCCCGGGGGTACCTCGAGACGACCCGCGAGCGCTTCGACGTGGCCATCGTGGATCTGACCGAGCCCCTGGAGGAGGGGCCGGCGTGTCTGCTCTTCACGCGCGAGTTCTACCAACTGCTCGCCGACCGGCTGACGCCCCAGGGGGTGCTGGTGATGCAGGCGGGCATGACCAAGATCGGGGAGCTGCATTTCTACGCGGCAATGGCGCGGACGCTCGCCCCGGTCTTCCCCATCGTGGCGCCCTACCAGTCGTTCATCCCGTGCTTCGGCACTCCGTGGGGGTTCATCGTGGCCGGCAAGACCGGGGATCCGCGTGCCCTCTCCCGCGAGGCCGTCGATCAACGCTTGGCGGAACGGGTCCAGGGGGACCTCCACTTCTACGACGGCCTGGCCCACCAGCACCTGTTCAGTCTCCCGAAGTTCCTCCGGCAGGCGCTGGCGACCTGTGACCGCGTGGTGACCGACGCCGAGCCTCTGCTCGTCCGATAG